One window of Treponema denticola genomic DNA carries:
- a CDS encoding ABC transporter ATP-binding protein has translation MKNPLLEVKNLHTYFFTNKGTVKAVQGVDFTIEAGKTLGIVGESGSGKSITAFSILNLLEYPGKIVQGEINFGGVNLVNLDKHEIRKIRGNDISMIFQEPMTSLNPVHRVGRQLSEPLILHQHMSKKEAWAAAIELLREVKIPNPENVVYNYPFQLSGGMRQRVMIAMALACEPRLLIADEPTTALDVTIQAQIFKLMNDLKKKHNTAIMFITHDLGAIAELADDVAVMYTGEIVERAPVDVIFDRQTQFSHPYKEGLLESIPLLDEEVEYLAQIQGSVPHPLKLPKGCRFSTRCEYATEKCRNEKPELVEVEEGHLIRCFYPKSGGRHE, from the coding sequence CTACTTGAAGTTAAAAATTTACATACATACTTTTTTACGAATAAGGGTACGGTAAAAGCCGTCCAAGGTGTAGATTTTACAATTGAAGCCGGTAAAACTTTGGGAATAGTAGGAGAATCAGGCTCAGGTAAATCCATCACAGCCTTTAGTATTCTCAACCTTCTTGAATATCCGGGTAAAATTGTTCAGGGAGAAATAAATTTCGGCGGAGTAAATCTTGTAAACTTAGACAAACATGAAATAAGAAAGATCAGGGGTAACGATATATCGATGATATTCCAAGAGCCTATGACCTCTCTTAATCCCGTTCACAGGGTAGGAAGACAGCTGAGCGAGCCTTTAATTCTTCATCAGCACATGTCAAAAAAAGAAGCATGGGCTGCCGCTATCGAGCTTTTGCGGGAAGTAAAAATCCCTAATCCGGAAAACGTAGTTTATAACTACCCCTTCCAGCTTTCGGGAGGAATGAGACAGCGCGTAATGATAGCGATGGCCTTGGCTTGCGAACCCCGCCTTTTGATAGCCGATGAGCCTACAACAGCCCTTGACGTTACAATACAGGCACAGATATTTAAGTTGATGAACGATTTAAAGAAAAAGCACAACACGGCAATCATGTTTATCACCCACGACTTGGGTGCCATTGCAGAATTGGCCGATGACGTTGCTGTAATGTACACGGGAGAAATCGTTGAAAGGGCTCCGGTAGACGTTATCTTTGACCGGCAGACTCAATTTTCTCATCCTTATAAGGAAGGCTTGCTTGAATCAATCCCCCTCTTGGATGAAGAAGTAGAATATCTCGCTCAAATTCAAGGAAGTGTACCTCATCCTCTTAAACTTCCCAAGGGTTGTAGATTTTCGACAAGGTGCGAATATGCAACCGAAAAATGCCGAAACGAAAAGCCCGAATTGGTTGAAGTAGAAGAAGGACACTTAATCAGATGCTTTTATCCGAAATCAGGAGGTAGACATGAGTAA